One Gossypium hirsutum isolate 1008001.06 chromosome A11, Gossypium_hirsutum_v2.1, whole genome shotgun sequence genomic window carries:
- the LOC107931255 gene encoding uncharacterized protein isoform X2, whose product MGSQVLVPFRGSEDNPRRLKLMGDLGQGLREVAGYIKAQLERFKERARSNFRIEIEENVVGGSFNMMFLGHGLSTPTFVVPMSPKKDLRAVMLKRRFADTTPYCNAKTSFCRHYSKSSEEGTIGS is encoded by the exons ATGGGATCTCAGGTGTTAGTTCCCTTCAGAGGTTCTGAGGATAACCCTCGTCGTCTCAAGTTGATGGGAGATTTAGGACAG GGTTTGAGAGAAGTAGCAGGGTATATTAAGGCACAGTTGGAAAGGTTCAAGGAGAGAGCTAGGTCAAATTTCAG GATTGAGATTGAAGAGAATGTTGTTGGTGGGTCATTCAATATGATGTTCTTAGGACATG GATTGTCAACTCCTACTTTTGTTGTGCCAATGTCACCAAAGAAGGATCTCCGTGCTGTAATGCTGAAACGTCGTTTTGCAGACACTACTCCGTACTGCAATGCTAAAACGTCGTTTTGCAGACACTATTCTAAAAGCTCAGAAGAAGGCACTATTGGATcat AA
- the LOC107931255 gene encoding uncharacterized protein isoform X1 has product MGSQVLVPFRGSEDNPRRLKLMGDLGQGLREVAGYIKAQLERFKERARSNFRIEIEENVVGGSFNMMFLGHGLSTPTFVVPMSPKKDLRAVMLKRRFADTTPYCNAKTSFCRHYSKSSEEGTIGSCKVLFWLLTTKRKGKD; this is encoded by the exons ATGGGATCTCAGGTGTTAGTTCCCTTCAGAGGTTCTGAGGATAACCCTCGTCGTCTCAAGTTGATGGGAGATTTAGGACAG GGTTTGAGAGAAGTAGCAGGGTATATTAAGGCACAGTTGGAAAGGTTCAAGGAGAGAGCTAGGTCAAATTTCAG GATTGAGATTGAAGAGAATGTTGTTGGTGGGTCATTCAATATGATGTTCTTAGGACATG GATTGTCAACTCCTACTTTTGTTGTGCCAATGTCACCAAAGAAGGATCTCCGTGCTGTAATGCTGAAACGTCGTTTTGCAGACACTACTCCGTACTGCAATGCTAAAACGTCGTTTTGCAGACACTATTCTAAAAGCTCAGAAGAAGGCACTATTGGATcatgtaaagttttattttggcTACTAACAACGAAAAG AAAAGGAAAAGATTGA